The DNA segment TCCAAAGAGGGACTGCTGAGCATTCTGAATGAACCTACATTTTTGAAAAAACTTAAGAGGATCCAGTAATAGCTTTAGTATTTTTCACCTTCGCTGTGTGATCAGCtcgattctcccccgattagaccattctcccgtcagtgggcagggattgtctctatccgttgccgaattgtccattccaagcgctcagtccagtgctctgcacctagtaagcgctcaataaatgctactgaatgaatgaatgaatcagctagGGGCTCTGTGCTTCTCCTACTACTTCTACTTCTGTGCTTCTGCTATTTTCCTTGTGTTatttaaattaataaaattaaaatattctAAAGCATCAAATGTTCATGCAAAATCTTTTCATGCAAAGTTCTCAAGAAAGATTTAGTACTATTTTGACTACGGAATTTAAAATTTAATGTTCAAAAGCTCCAAGATAAATTTAAGATTTATGCTCTTTGAGCTACATTTTTGCTATTTTAAATTGTGCTGGGTTCACTGGTAGTTtgtcattcagtcgatcgtatttatcgagcgcttactatgtgcagagcactgtactaagcgcttggaatgtagtttggcaacagagacaatccctgcccaacaacgggctcacagtctaaacgggggaaacagacaacaaaaacaaaaaaaaccacatagTCAGgggtcaataccatcaagataaagagaataataGTCCCTTGTTCTCAAATTCTCAGCCACACTAGttccctccccactagactgtaaactccttgagggcagagatcatatttcCTTATTTTATCGTACGCTTCCAaatgctcttaataaataccattgatcggttgattgctattgctattactttagcattcattcaatagtatttattgagctcttactatgtgcagagcactgtactaagggcttggaatgaacaatttggcaacagatagagacaatccctgcccagtgacgggcttacagtctaatcgggggagacagatggacaaaaacaaaacaacataaacacgataaatagaatcaaggggatgtacacctcattaacaaaataaatagggtaataaaaaatatatacaaatgagcagagtgctgaggggaagggaagggggtggggggggggaagggagcttagcagaggggaggtgaaggagggcagagaaggaaggagcagagggaaaaggggaagctcagtgtgggaaggcctcttggaggaggtgagctctcatttgggctttgaagaggggagaaggtatagcttggcagaagtgaggagggaggccatttcaGGACAGCGtaaggatgtgggccgggggtcgacgggataggcgcTAACTGGGGACCGtggggaggtgagcggcagaggagcggagcgtgcggggttgtTTTTGGTGTTCAGGGGCAGATTTTCCCAAACTGCATTCAATTTTTAGAGCCTCTAAGGGGCTCAGAAGATTCAAACTGATACTTGTTAGGAGGAATGGAAgatgagagacaaagagaaaaagtAATCCAGAGAAATAAAACTTTTCTTCCGATGGCCGGATCGGTGTTAgctaacgataataattgtggtatttgtgaagcgcttgctatatgccgtCTGCACTAAGCGCACGGATAGATCCGCGAGAtcctggtcagacacagtcccttttcctcaaGGAGGTTCACGGCTTGAAGGGGAAGGataacagtgctcaataagtacgattgattttagtccccattttgcaggcgaggcagctgaggcacagagaagttaagtcaccgtggtcatacagcaggcgagtGCAGAggtgggtttaataataatgttggtatttgttaagcgcttactatatgcagagcactgttctaagcactgggggagatacagggtcatcgggttgtcccacgtgaggctcacggttaatccccatttttacagatgagggaactgaggcccagagaagtgacttgcccacagctgacaagtggcagagcagggatttttagaacccagaactcctgactctcaggcctgcgctcttacTCCTCGCTCACCCTGCCACCCCCTGGCCTCCCAGCGATGAAGGAGTgagaagggtggagaggaggaagagaggggacacACTGAAACTTGTAGCTGGTCTTCTTGCTGTTTCTGACTCTGGCTATaggtgggacaataataataccaatgttggtatttgtaaagcgctcgctaggtgccaaacactgttctaagtactggggtagatacaattcattcattcaatagtatttactgagcgcttactatgtgcagagcactgtactaagcacttggaatggacaattcagcaacagatagagatgatcccggcccagtgatgggctcacagtctaaactctttttattgccatttttcttgtctgtctgtctcccccgagtagactgtaaaagggcagggaccgtctctatctgttgccgatttgtccattccaagcgcttaatacagtgctctgcacatagtaagcgctcaataaatactatcgattgaatgaataaacgggggagatggcaaagcaaaacagaacaaaacaaaacattttacagatgaggtaactgaggcccagagaagtgaagtgacttgcccagagtcacccagctgataagtggcggagccggaattagaacccatgagctctgactcccaagcccgtgttctttccactaagccacgctgggtgCCTTCAACAAGGTCATGTTCTGTTTCTCGTTTTATCTCTGCAGCTTTCTCTTAGGCAGTTCGAATTGTCAGGTTTGCTAGGTTTTTCTTCATCTGCATTGCCTTAATCATCTCACGACTGCCCGGGATTTTACATCCGGAGCCCGCGCGGCAGTTCGGCTTAATCAAGGGTCCGTCCGGCCGTTGGCCTCCGAACAGTGGCACCGGAGAATTTTGAAGGAACCGCGTTACTGCCTGGTTGAGCTCATAAATAGGAGAGATCGCTTCTTTTCTGGAGATGCTTCTGTGACGAGTGAACCTAAAACAATACATAGGTGAATCAGTGCAGTATGAGCCAGTATCAAGGGAGGAATATCGTTCCTAGGCAAGGAAGAGAAACGGAATGACAAAACACAGAGTAATGTTGTACCGTAGTGGGATATGGCGAGCACTAACCAATCCTTCAGAttgtcagccagtcatatttattgactttatttatttattgagcgcagagcactgtagattgCAGAATgaccatgtcaatcaatcaggtaATGGTACCTAgtgagtacttaactgtgtgcagatcactgtactaagggcttggaagagcgcgatagaagagaattggtagacgtgttccctgcccacaaagagcttctgtGTCTCGCTCCCTTTGCCGCTCTACCGCCTCTTGGAACATGGTGATTTTCAACAGGTCATAGGGTTTCCGGTGAATGGGCGCTAagatattaaacacttggaaatttGAAAGACACTAATAAGCTTGACCGGAGCAGTGAGATTGTTTAACCTTATCATTTTTCAGGGCTATGAAACTACACTTAGGTGCTTAAATTGGGAACATCTCCCTTGAATCAGGGCAGTAAAGAGGTATGACTTTGAGTTAATTCTCACTGTGCGGTTCTGCtaggtttgggggagggagaggtggcttCTGTTAGAATTTGGAGTTTGGGGATGTGATAATTACCTGCCAATGAAATCTGAAAGTCAGATTCTGAAAGAGTTGCTTTGTGGGTTTTTGCTCCTTTTGTATCTTAACTGGAGGAAATGAACGCCACCGTTCTCTCAACGGGAAAGTGGGTGTAATAGGCTATCTTGATGAAAGAGAGAATAAAACAAGGCCTGTTATTAGCAGAATTAGCCTTGGATTTGGAGAGTACTATTTTCATCTTTTGTTctcatagctttttttttttaatcatttttgaaTCGTCTTTCCTTATGATAATATCAATCATTCTCAGTCATGTCAGTAAATAATTACGTTGTGATACTTAAAAATTGCTCTTTATCGTGAATCTTCGTGAActcatttgggttttatttttaccagattttcttctctttcaGAACGAGCAGAGTGATAGAGAAGACGACGGGCATACCAAAAGCCACCACGTGACAGACTCGGAAAGTGAGGACCCTCCCCGGCAAAAAGACAGCGATTCAGAAAACGAGGACCCTCCTAATCACAATAGTGATTCTGAAAATGAGGAGCCCCTCAGGCATAAGGACAGTGATTCTGATATCGAGGATCTTGCAGATCATCACGCGAGTGACTCCGAAAACGACGACCTCATTCATCAAGCAAGTGATTCAGAAAACGAGGAGACCCGGAAGCCGCCTCCGAGCGACTCGGACATCGAAGACCCTCTGAATGGCCGTGCGAGTGACTCCGAAAATGAAGATATTCCCAAACACCCCACGAGTGACTCTGAAAATGAGGACCTCCAAAGAGGCCACGCCAGTGACTCTGACAACGAGGACCTCCAGAAAGGTGCCGCCAGCGACTCCGACAACGAGGACCTCCAGAAGGGTCCCGCCAGCGACTCGGACAACGAGGACCTCCGGAAGGGACCCGCCAGCGACTCGGACAACGAGGACCTCCGGAAGGGTCCCGCCAGCGACTCGGACAACGAGGACCCCCGGAAGGGTCCCGCCAGCGACTCGGACATCGAGGACCTCCGGAAGGGTGCCGCCAGTGACTCGGACAACGAGGACCCTCAGAAGGGTCCCGCCAGTGACTCTGACAATGAGGGCCTCCAGAAAGGCGCTGCCAGTGACTCAGAAATTGAGGATGCTCCCAAACATGCCAGTGACTCTGAAAACGAGGAGCCCTCACAGCATCCTGCGAGTGATTCTGAAACCGAGGAGCCGCCAAAGCGCCAGGCCAGTGATTCAGAAACCGAAGAGCCCCCCAAGCCCCTAGCCAGTGACTCTGAAAGCGAGGAAGCTCAGAAAAATCACATCAGTGACTCGGAAAACGAAGCCGTTTCCAGGCACAGACCAAAAATCGAGTCAGACGATGAGAGCGACCGAGAAAACAAAAGCGAGGCGGTAGAAATGGTAAACGATTCTTATCGTTCTGATAGCCAACCGGAGCAGAAAACACTCAACACCTCTGACAGTGAAGACGAAGAGCCAAAGAGGCAGAAGATCGACAGTgacgaggaaggggggaaggaggaggagaaagtagcGAAGAGGAAAGCTGCCGTTCTTTCGGATAGCGAAGATGAGAAAACACGTAAGGAAATGGTTTCGGTTTACTTTCGGATGGGACGACGTCTCTTTGATTTAGGTGGAAACGTTGGTTCTGTTTCCTTAGTCTTGTTTCCTGCCTTTCTTCCTGATGTGTCCGGGCTTGTCTGAAAAGGAGCTCGTTGCGAGCTTCTCCCGTAATGGGCAACAAGTATTGAAGTCGAAGGACTCCTGTTGCCAGAGAGCTTACTCTGCAGTTAAACCTTGATAGGATGATGAGTTCATAAAACTCGATAGGTTGATAGTTGAATCGGTGACATTTTTTCCTTGGACTTTGACCTCAGTAGGGCTAGAGAGAACGCCAGGTGGTAAGATTTCATTTCACAAACAGAAATAAGCCACAACAAAGGTACTCGCGACCTCCCTGACCAACACCTTCAATCCTCAAGGTCACCAGTGGCCTCCTCCGCCCCAGATTTAACAGACTCTTCTCCGTCCTCATCTCCTCGACCTTCCGGCCGGCTCTGTTACCTTAgacggcctcctcctcctggaaacaccgTCTAGCCTTTGCTCTTCTCTTAgttctcctcccgcctctctgGCCAGTTCTTCTCAACCTCTTTCCCtggtccctcccctgcctccccctcactAGCCGAGGGTGACctcgcttcctctgggcctcagtgacctcatctggaaaatggggttgaagacggtgagcctcacgtgagacaacctgatgaccctgtatctaccccagcgcttagaacggtgctctgcacatagtaagcgcttaacaaataccaacaatattattattatttaaagcacttaatcacctcgccccctcctgcctcacctcattacaatcctattacaacccagccctcacacttcattcctctaatgctaaccttcccactgtagctcattcttgtctatcttgccaccaacctctcgcccacatcctaccgctggcctggaatgccctccctcctcatatcagacagataattgctctcccccacttcaaaatcttattgaaggcccatctcctccaagaagccttccttgactaaaccctcctcttcttcctctcccttctgcggcaccctgacttgctcccttcattcatcctccctcccatacccacagcacacatatatatatagagagagaaaaacagagaagcaacgtggctcagtggaacgagcccgggcttgggagtcagaggtcatgggttcgaatcccagttctgccacttgtcagctgtgtgactgtgggcaagtcccttcacttctctgggcctcagttccctcatctggaaactggggatgaagaccgtgagccccatgagggacaacctgatcaccttgtctccccccagcacttagtacagtactttgcacatagtaagcgcttaacaaataccaacattatcattattattattatgtgttatttatgtatattaatgtctgtctccccgtctagactgtgaactcactgtggggcaGAGTGTGGTTGGtggttgttggattgtactcttccaaatgtttagtacagtgctttgcatacagtaaatgtgattgattgattgaatgaatgaatgaatgaagtggcagagcagagattagaacccagatcctcctgcctcccaggtccgtgatctctcccctagaccatgctgtttgtcTCGTTgcgggcagtgatcatgtctaccaactctgttatgttaagcccctaaattcagtgctctgcacccagtaagcgctcggtaaatacgatcgagcgattggattcattcattcattcattcaatagtatttattgagcgcttactatgagcagagcactgtactaagcgcttggaatgtacagttcggcaacagagagagaccatccctgcccaacgacgggctcacagtcaaaacgggggagacagacggcaaagcgaaacagaacagaacaacgTCGTCAAGAGAAATCTTTCGTAAGTAACAGAAGTGACGACTTTATGCCCCAGTCAACGAATTATAAAAGTCGAAGGAGTCCTGACAGGGAAGTAGGCTACTCAAAATCTCAAAAAGACAAAGGGGATATATACATTTTGTTTTGCCTTCTAAGGTCATTTGAACAGAGTGAAGGCTATAAAGAATCAGGGTAGGACACTGATCTCGTGAGCATCTTCTCTGTGGGCTTGGTGACCTCAGACATCTGAAGATGATCTTCGATGACTCCTAGGCCCCCGGGTCCCAAGAAATGGCGATAtttgcctccctgccccctcgtGCCCAGTAAAATAGGCCCGTTGCTATATGTAATGACACTGTCTTGTTTATTGGCAGCTGCAAAGAAGGGACGCATTGTGTCAGATGCGGAGGACTCTGCTAGCGATGCAGCATCGGAGAAATCTGACCAGAGAAATAAAAAAGCCATAGCGTCAGATAGCGAAGTGGAAGACGGTAAAGAGGAGTCCGGCAAGAAGAATGAAGAGAAAGACCTCTTCGGGAGTGACAGCGAGTCAGGGAACGAAGAAGAGTAAGCACCCGGATAAATGGGGGATCCGAAAGGTTTATGAAGAGTGTCACATTCAGGGGCTTCGTGGTTTGAAATTCGCGTTGGGGTTTCTCCGTGTGAAATGGAATATCGGATGGGAGTGGAGTTTTGGTTTCtttttgaaactggggagaagcAACCGTAACTCTTCTCACCCCTCTTATCTTCTTTATAGGAACCTGATTGCCGATATATTTGGAGAATCtggtgatgaagaggaggaagagtttaCCGTAAGTGTAATGTGACTAATGTAGGAAAAATTCCTGTAAGTTCTACACATCCTcgcttcatttttttaaaaaactttcaaAGAAAAGATTCATCCAGCTATCCAGAGACCTGCT comes from the Ornithorhynchus anatinus isolate Pmale09 chromosome 1, mOrnAna1.pri.v4, whole genome shotgun sequence genome and includes:
- the IWS1 gene encoding protein IWS1 homolog isoform X1: METDYYSGDQSDDGGATPVQDERDSESEVEDDGNDQHSGSENGSLEHHSENEQSDREDDGHTKSHHVTDSESEDPPRQKDSDSENEDPPNHNSDSENEEPLRHKDSDSDIEDLADHHASDSENDDLIHQASDSENEETRKPPPSDSDIEDPLNGRASDSENEDIPKHPTSDSENEDLQRGHASDSDNEDLQKGAASDSDNEDLQKGPASDSDNEDLRKGPASDSDNEDLRKGPASDSDNEDPRKGPASDSDIEDLRKGAASDSDNEDPQKGPASDSDNEGLQKGAASDSEIEDAPKHASDSENEEPSQHPASDSETEEPPKRQASDSETEEPPKPLASDSESEEAQKNHISDSENEAVSRHRPKIESDDESDRENKSEAVEMVNDSYRSDSQPEQKTLNTSDSEDEEPKRQKIDSDEEGGKEEEKVAKRKAAVLSDSEDEKTPAKKGRIVSDAEDSASDAASEKSDQRNKKAIASDSEVEDGKEESGKKNEEKDLFGSDSESGNEEENLIADIFGESGDEEEEEFTGFNQEDLEEAKGETQMKEAADDSDSDDNIKRGKHMDFMSDFEMMLQRKKSMSGKRRRNRDGGTFISDADDVVSAMIVKMNEAAEEDRQLNNQKKPALKKLTLLPTVVMHLKKQDLKETFIDSGVMSAIKEWLSPLPDRSLPALKIREELLKILQELPSVSQETLKHSGIGRAVMYLYKHPKESRPNKDMAGKLINEWSRPIFGLTSNYKGMTREEREQRDLEQMPQRRRMNSAGGQTPRRDLEKVLTGEEKALRPGDPGFCARARVPMPSNKDYVVRPKWNVEMESPRFQGTSKKGISRLDKQMRKFTDIRKKSRSAHAVKISIEGNKMPL
- the IWS1 gene encoding protein IWS1 homolog isoform X2 — translated: METDYYSGDQSDDGGATPVQDERDSESEVEDDGNDQHSGSENGSLEHHSENEQSDREDDGHTKSHHVTDSESEDPPRQKDSDSENEDPPNHNSDSENEEPLRHKDSDSDIEDLADHHASDSENDDLIHQASDSENEETRKPPPSDSDIEDPLNGRASDSENEDIPKHPTSDSENEDLQRGHASDSDNEDLQKGAASDSDNEDLQKGPASDSDNEDLRKGPASDSDNEDLRKGPASDSDNEDPRKGPASDSDIEDLRKGAASDSDNEDPQKGPASDSDNEGLQKGAASDSEIEDAPKHASDSENEEPSQHPASDSETEEPPKRQASDSETEEPPKPLASDSESEEAQKNHISDSENEAVSRHRPKIESDDESDRENKSEAVEMVNDSYRSDSQPEQKTLNTSDSEDEEPKRQKIDSDEEGGKEEEKVAKRKAAVLSDSEDEKTPAKKGRIVSDAEDSASDAASEKSDQRNKKAIASDSEVEDGKEESGKKNEEKDLFGSDSESGNEEENLIADIFGESGDEEEEEFTGFNQEDLEEAKGETQMKEAADDSDSDDNIKRGKHMDFMSDFEMMLQRKKSMSGKRRRNRDGGTFISDADDVVSAMIVKMNEAAEEDRQLNNQKKPALKKLTLLPTVVMHLKKQDLKETFIDSGVMSAIKEWLSPLPDRSLPALKIREELLKILQELPSVSQETLKHSGIGRAVMYLYKHPKESRPNKDMAGKLINEWSRPIFGLTSNYKGMTREEREQRDLEQMPQRRRMNSAGGQTPRRDLEKVLTGEEKALRPGDPGFCARARVPMPSNKDYVVRPKWNVEMESPRPGLKKGLSRLEKHKRRFAEQKRLSQMHRAVKFSIEGNRMPL